Below is a window of Plutella xylostella chromosome 15, ilPluXylo3.1, whole genome shotgun sequence DNA.
TCTTCAAACTGaaacagaaaaatatatgtacttattacatactgcacaaaaataataatatgtaagcaATTAATAGTAGATACATGGCTTACCAGCCATTTTTAGTTGCCTTACCAAGTCCATTGTCAAGTAGTTCTACTGCAAGATATTCTAAAGACACTTGATCAAACAAGATGATTCATTAGATAAGTGTATGCAGGATTATTATGTGAAGGTTAGTTCTATGTGATACCTTGTTATAATACAGAGGAAACCGTTAACTTAGAAAACAAACGTGCACTCTCTAATGTAGCATGCTAGCATaattactttaattatttcGGTTTATTATGTAGAAATTGGAAAAGTAAATTCGGTCGGTAAGGTAGAATATTGACGTCTGTTtgacataaacataaatttgacgttttggtttttgttttaaagatcACAGACAGGATTATGGGACCTTAGAATGAGTATTCGAATTCGTTCGGAGCGACAAGTGAGCCTGAACTAACTtggttttgtgttgttttttgCATTATTACCGCCACATTTAAACAAAACCCGCCACAGGAACGCCTATTGGCCTATAACAGACTGTAAAGCCCAtgcttttatttaataatctgGGGCAAATATTCTATtttgtgtatctgtgtgtctaactgtcactgtcaactGTCATTAACACATGTTTGAAATTTACGTGAAGCGTGAAGCATGTGTGTATTTTTCTGCAGCATTTTTAATCGtaaatcttaaaataataagtttatcaTGGAAGAAAATACCCCAACAGTTAGTTTAATATCATGCATGCACTTTGTAAGAAGAGGAGTGGCAAAAGCAGTTCCTGAAAAGGTATGATAGAaaggaaaaaacaaatttaatctAACCACACATTTTATAAACGATTacttgattattattataatcaatgCTTTCTTTACAGATTGAGCTAACAGAAAAAGAActggaaaatataattaaacagACTGCTAATGATTTAAGGTATAGATATCAACTTTATTACACACTATTTTATGCACATAGTTTGCTAATCTAGTTTTGAAACTTGTGTTTCAattgcatttaaaaaatatgaattactaTACTATAATGTTAGTCATGTTAGTGTTAGTAAGAGTAATTTAAGCTATTATGGGACATGGTTTATTTCTAGAATAACAGAACAAGGTGATGACCAgagtgatgatgaagatgctCCAGAAGCCCCCGCTCGACCGGTCAACCCTGATGATGAGTTCGACTTTGAGAATTATGATGCTGATGACACAGGTATCTATGTCATGTAAATGATCTTGAAATCCTTTTGAAATTGTCCTttatacagtaaaaaattaaatattgctacatacctaccatgtgttttttctaagtaacatgttatcataattatgtttcagCTAACACTATTGGACTTGGTTCAGTGGCAACAGTACCAAACTTAGGAGATCTCAGTGAAAATGTGCAAATCaatgtaagtaattatatttagGTTTATGTACTGAGTTGTAActtctataattatttaaaatgaaaatatactcCAACTCCTAAATAATGGGACAAATTTAATTGCCATAGTAACAAGAGGCTTGACGCATAGTGAGAAACAGAACCTCTTCCATCTCATTTGTTAACTGATGATTTTGCACATTCTAGACAGAAGGCCCTGACAGTGATGAAGAAGATGACATCATCAAACCGGATGACAATCTATTGCTGGTCGGCCATGTTGAGACAGACGCTAGTGTTTTAGAAGTCTATGGTGAGTACCCTGATGCCCTGAACctataaaatgaaaatttaaattaaaggtATAAGGTACATACCTATTGCTTTTTGAACACAATATACCCATTTGACTTAAAACAACTATGAATGGCATCCTAAAGTGActgaatatacatataatgtcCAAATATAAAATGATATGAAAACATAAGAGCACTCTCTGAATGTTCCTTACTCATTTATAGtaaactagctgttgcccCGAGCTTCAAATTGAACACTATAAATattcatatattatttttagtattCAACAAGGAAGAGGATTCATTCTACGTGCATCATGACATCCTGCTCCCGTGGTTCCCGCTGTGCATCGAGTGGCTCAGCCACGACCCCAGTGACCCCAAACCTGGTAACATATCATCAGTCAATAATCGTCTACTGCTATCAGGCATCACTACAACAGTCAGAAATGGCAATAACATTAGCAGCACCATCTAAagattataaagataaaaaggGAGTTCTACTGCATGTTGAAAAAAATTGGCACACCCAACTAGTCATTCTACATATAACTAAAATccttatacctacctaccattaCCTAAGTCAACTTTTGTAACTGTTGGTTGTAGATTTTCAAAGTTTTTCCAAAGAAGGCGTTATTTCTCCAATCGATTCCCCATTTACCAACCTCATATGACTCATATGACTTTCCCCTAGGCAACCTGTGCGCGCTGGGCGGCATGGACCCGGTGATCCAGGTGTGGGACCTGGACATCGAGAACTGCCTGGAGCCCGCCTTCAAGCTCGGCGTCAAGCCCagcaagaagaagaagacgaaGCGAGTAGGACACAAGGACGCCGTGCTCGACTTGTCCTGGAACTCCAACTTTACGTGAGTGGATACACCTCTCTTAAGCAGTGTCACACCACTTATCCTTAGGGCCTTGGCCTCGCTTATCTAGGAACCTATTAAACTAGCCGCTTTAaaggtatttttgttttataaatagaatatttaagaaatattattataaacggTTACTTATTGCTTTACAGACATGTCCTGGCTTCGGGCTCAGCTGACAAGACAGTCCTGCTTTGGGATCTGGACCAAGGAACGCCGCACACCAAGCTAGACTACTTCGAAGATAAGGTATACCTATACTAAGGTATTTAGGTTTCACATTATCTAAATAGAACAGAACGTAATTAAGGAAAGCCAGACCTCAATAGATTAGTGATTTAAATATCGTAGTTGGGGCTTTATCTATCCAGTTAAAATCTATCTGTGTGGCAGCAAATTCATTTTTACCAATTACACATTCTTAAATTCAACTCTGTTCAAATGTACAACCACCTCAAGTTAAAATATATCTTGAGTTCTCTACAATACCTTGCTAAGACCACACGTCCATTCCAGCTGCAAAGCCTGTCGTCCCACCCGCTGCTGGAAGCGCAGACGCTGCTGCTTTACGAATTATACATTCTTcaattcaatttttaaaattctatGTACACCTCAAGATAATCGAGTTATTccataattatacagggtgttgcaaaaaggttatactaagccgaaaacagcatgtgcagcatgttatatctaagcccgaatctgaatccgtggtttcggcttagcataccctttttgcaataccctgtataCCTAAGCAACTAACCCACACGTCCATTCCAGGTGCAAAGCCTGTCGTTCCACCCTCGCGAGGCGCAGACGCTGCTGAGCGGCGCGTGCGACGGGCGCGCGCGCGTGACGGACTGCCGCAGCCCCGCGGCGCACCGCGCCTGGGCCCTGCCGCCGGAGATCGAGCGCGCCGTGTGGGACACGCTGAACCCGTTCTGTTTTGCGGTCAGTGTATAAaaacattctgatttcatttacgagcttagatataacatgctgcacacgtcggttccggcttagtataccctttttgcaacaccctatataCAAATGGCGGACGGGCGCGTGCGACGGGCGCGCGCGCGTGACGGACTGCCgcagcgccgccgcgcacCGCGCCTGGGCGCTGCCGCCGGAGATCGAGCGCGCCGTGTGGGACACGCTGAACCCGTTCTGTTTCGCGGTAGGTGTATAGTATAGAGATAAGAAGCCGTTTATTTGCCGAAATGGATTTTCATCTTATGCACTacttttgaatattattaaataataatatagtgaatatttttaatataatttatagcaTGCAGCAATTCATTATATATAGATAACATAATCTATGAAGTAAGATATCTATAAATAGTATGGTGGACCGTCTCATGCTATTGCTATGCCACTCTTATCGTTCTACTTCTACAGCCACCATTATCATTATTGTATCTTCAGCCTTCTCTCAAACTGCCGTTGCCGCTGCTAAGACAACAACTTAATTTCGCTTTAGAATAGGTAGTTATAGCTAGTTCAATAAATGACATTCagaatacctataagtacacTTATACCTATAGACTAAACTATTGCGATGCTTTAACTATTCATCTTTAAATGAAtcgttattgttattgttattttgaatGTTTCAGATGAGTAACAACGAGGGCAAGGTGGCGTACGTGGACTGCCGGCAGGACGAGCCGCTGTGGGTCATACAGGCGCACGAGAAGGAGGTCACAGGTAACTACACATCTCACATCCTTACTGCTGGGAAAGGCTGATTTTAACAACATGCCGATTTTGTCACGCATGCGGGATGGCACGCCATTTACCCGCGTCTCGCGTACATATTCAACGCGTTACAATACGTGTATGGACGCGTGGGGGGCAAGCCCgtgtgcgtgatcaaatccgcatgctgttaacaGCCAAAGGCagccttcatcatcatcattggtCACAGCATATTTAAACATTATTGTTGCAGCGGCAAGAGGGATGACGACAGCTACGAATGTTATGGTCGGTTTTTAAATCCCCAATACGTTATTTGCAGGTCTGATCCTGAGCGAGCGCGTGCCCGGCCTCATGATCACCGTGAGCACGGACGGCAAGATGAAGACGTGGGACACCACGTGGTAACTACCGCTGCATTGTTGATAACTTctttaaaaaacattaccctcctccttcggcagtcgggtaaaaattaAACTATCTGAATAGAATATCGGTTTATTGGACGTATTTTACAACTTATTTATCgattgtcataa
It encodes the following:
- the LOC105385140 gene encoding periodic tryptophan protein 1 homolog isoform X1 translates to MEENTPTVSLISCMHFVRRGVAKAVPEKIELTEKELENIIKQTANDLRITEQGDDQSDDEDAPEAPARPVNPDDEFDFENYDADDTANTIGLGSVATVPNLGDLSENVQINTEGPDSDEEDDIIKPDDNLLLVGHVETDASVLEVYVFNKEEDSFYVHHDILLPWFPLCIEWLSHDPSDPKPGNLCALGGMDPVIQVWDLDIENCLEPAFKLGVKPSKKKKTKRVGHKDAVLDLSWNSNFTHVLASGSADKTVLLWDLDQGTPHTKLDYFEDKVQSLSFHPREAQTLLSGACDGRARVTDCRSPAAHRAWALPPEIERAVWDTLNPFCFAMSNNEGKVAYVDCRQDEPLWVIQAHEKEVTGLILSERVPGLMITVSTDGKMKTWDTTCTPPLQVSERTTAVGAALCACACPDAPYSVAVGGDNKQSVIEMYHVDINEEVCNRFGSRPLVPLPTPPSEQMES
- the LOC105385140 gene encoding periodic tryptophan protein 1 homolog isoform X2; the encoded protein is MIELTEKELENIIKQTANDLRITEQGDDQSDDEDAPEAPARPVNPDDEFDFENYDADDTANTIGLGSVATVPNLGDLSENVQINTEGPDSDEEDDIIKPDDNLLLVGHVETDASVLEVYVFNKEEDSFYVHHDILLPWFPLCIEWLSHDPSDPKPGNLCALGGMDPVIQVWDLDIENCLEPAFKLGVKPSKKKKTKRVGHKDAVLDLSWNSNFTHVLASGSADKTVLLWDLDQGTPHTKLDYFEDKVQSLSFHPREAQTLLSGACDGRARVTDCRSPAAHRAWALPPEIERAVWDTLNPFCFAMSNNEGKVAYVDCRQDEPLWVIQAHEKEVTGLILSERVPGLMITVSTDGKMKTWDTTCTPPLQVSERTTAVGAALCACACPDAPYSVAVGGDNKQSVIEMYHVDINEEVCNRFGSRPLVPLPTPPSEQMES